The following coding sequences are from one Microtus pennsylvanicus isolate mMicPen1 chromosome 1, mMicPen1.hap1, whole genome shotgun sequence window:
- the Tesc gene encoding calcineurin B homologous protein 3: MGAAHSASEEVRELEGKTGFSSDQIEQLHRRFKQLSGDQPTIRKENFNNIPDLELNPIRSKIVRAFFDNRNLRKGSSGLADEINFEDFLTIMSYFRPIDTTLGEEQVELSRKEKLKFLFHMYDSDSDGRITLEEYRNVVEELLSGNPHIEKESARSIADGAMMEAASVCVGQMEPDQVYEGITFEDFLKIWQGIDIETKMHIRFLNMETIALCH; this comes from the exons TCTCCTCAGACCAAATCGAACAACTGCACCGGAGGTTCAAGCAGCTGAGCGGGGACCAGCCCACCATCCG CAAGGAGAACTTCAACAATATTCCTGACCTGGAGCTCAACCCAATCCGATCCAAAATCGTCCGTGCCTTCTTCGACAACAG GAACCTGCGCAAGGGATCCAGTGGCCTGGCTGACGAGATCAACTTCGAGGACTTTCTGACCATCATGTCGTACTTCCGGCCCATCGACACCACCCTGGGCGAGGAGCAAGTGGAGCTGTCCCGGAAGGAGAAGCTGAAAT ttCTGTTCCATATGTACGACTCGGACAGCGACGGCCGCATCACCCTGGAAGAGTATAGAAAT GTGGTGGAGGAACTTCTTTCTGGAAACCCTCACATTGAGAAGGAGTCAGCTCGATCCATTGCAGATGGAGCCATGATGGAGgcggccagtgtgtgtgtgggacaGATG GAACCAGACCAGGTGTATGAGGGGATCACCTTCGAGGACTTTCTGAAG ATCTGGCAGGGGATCGACATCGAGACCAAGATGCACATTCGCTTCCTCAACATGGAGACCATCGCCCTCTGCCACTGA